The proteins below come from a single Nostoc sp. KVJ3 genomic window:
- the nusA gene encoding transcription termination factor NusA — MSMVTLPGLKELIESISRERNLPRLAVQSAIREALLKGYERYRRAQNLERKQFDEDYFENFEVELDIDGEGFRVLSTKTIVEEVNNTDHQISLDEVQQVAPEAQLGDSVVLDVTPDQGEFGRMAAMQTKQVLAQKLRDQQRQMVQEEFQDLEGTVLQARVLRFERQSVVLAVSSGFGQPEVEAELPKREQLPNDNYRANATFKVYLKKVSQGQQRGPQLLVSRADAGLVVYLFANEVPEIEDEVVRIVAVAREANPPSRYVGPRTKIAVDTLDRDVDPVGACIGARGSRIQVVVNELRGEKIDVIRWSPDPATYIANALSPARVDEVRLMDPESRQTHVLVAEDQLSLAIGKEGQNVRLAARLTGWKIDIKDKAKYDYAGEDEKFTAVRAKYQAEEDDLEFEEELEDENQDELEEEDTFDRHDDE; from the coding sequence ATGTCAATGGTTACTTTACCTGGATTAAAAGAATTAATTGAAAGTATAAGTCGCGAGCGGAATTTACCCCGTCTTGCGGTTCAATCAGCTATTAGAGAAGCACTACTCAAAGGCTACGAACGCTATCGTCGCGCCCAAAATTTAGAGCGCAAACAGTTTGATGAAGATTATTTTGAAAATTTTGAAGTAGAACTAGATATTGACGGAGAAGGATTTCGCGTTCTTTCCACCAAAACCATTGTTGAAGAAGTCAACAACACAGACCATCAAATATCCCTAGATGAAGTTCAACAAGTAGCTCCCGAAGCGCAGTTAGGAGACTCTGTAGTGCTGGATGTTACCCCCGACCAAGGAGAATTTGGCCGGATGGCGGCAATGCAAACTAAGCAAGTATTGGCGCAAAAATTACGGGATCAACAGCGCCAAATGGTGCAAGAAGAGTTCCAAGATTTAGAAGGAACTGTTTTGCAAGCAAGAGTCTTGCGGTTTGAGCGGCAATCAGTGGTTTTGGCAGTTAGCAGTGGCTTTGGTCAGCCAGAAGTAGAAGCCGAATTACCGAAGCGAGAACAGCTACCCAACGATAATTATCGGGCAAATGCCACCTTCAAGGTATATCTCAAAAAAGTTTCCCAAGGTCAACAACGAGGGCCACAATTGCTTGTGTCTCGTGCAGATGCTGGTTTGGTGGTTTATCTGTTTGCCAACGAAGTCCCAGAAATTGAAGACGAAGTGGTACGGATTGTTGCCGTAGCTAGGGAGGCAAACCCCCCTTCTCGTTATGTCGGCCCCCGGACTAAAATAGCAGTAGATACCCTCGATCGCGATGTAGACCCAGTTGGCGCTTGTATTGGAGCTAGGGGATCGCGAATTCAAGTGGTAGTCAACGAATTACGCGGTGAAAAAATAGATGTAATTCGCTGGTCGCCAGACCCAGCAACATATATTGCCAATGCCTTAAGTCCAGCACGGGTGGATGAAGTGCGCCTCATGGATCCAGAATCCCGACAAACTCACGTCCTCGTGGCTGAAGATCAACTTAGTTTAGCCATTGGGAAAGAAGGACAAAACGTCCGTTTGGCAGCCCGCCTAACTGGTTGGAAAATAGACATCAAAGACAAAGCCAAATATGACTATGCTGGAGAGGATGAGAAATTTACCGCAGTCAGAGCAAAATATCAGGCAGAGGAAGACGATCTTGAATTCGAGGAAGAATTAGAGGATGAAAATCAGGACGAATTAGAAGAAGAGGATACTTTTGATCGTCACGATGACGAGTAA
- a CDS encoding YlxR family protein, with protein sequence MKPNYRRCISCRKVGSKDEFWRIVRVFPSGKVQLDRGMGRSAYICPQTSCLQAAQKKNRLGRSLHASVPETLYQSLSQRLAISNTQNQI encoded by the coding sequence ATGAAACCAAATTATCGGCGGTGTATTAGTTGCCGGAAAGTAGGCTCAAAAGATGAGTTTTGGCGGATTGTCCGCGTCTTTCCATCGGGAAAGGTACAATTAGATCGGGGCATGGGGCGTTCTGCCTACATTTGTCCCCAAACGAGTTGCTTACAAGCCGCTCAAAAAAAAAATCGACTAGGGCGATCGCTACATGCATCAGTGCCAGAAACACTGTACCAAAGCTTGTCGCAACGTCTAGCCATCAGCAATACCCAAAACCAAATTTAA
- the infB gene encoding translation initiation factor IF-2 — protein MTNGKVRIYELSKELNLDNKELLAICEQLSISVKSHSSTISESEAENIRAAAEKLATTNVSAKKELGTTSHKPNSPPNGGRNRPAAPHKQQILEIRKPKILRNTTSNAPEASVANNTQAALSEANPPSPPRPFATPASPMKPTVPTRPVPRTQSETQEQPPVTELEQTPNQNQAPEKAVSQKPEKIVPPRPKSEKPQKPQLVAPPSRPAAEVAQTELVQVPDEPVSQADKPILKRDQRLRPVEGDREQIKPRAAKLPTDQSAPGAPQRQARPTPAPTRPEQRVNRPSAPSIGDGPRPRPARPGESIAAAMPIATPPRQMSGLAGKSQGLGDEPVTPPDLLDLKRPSPPRPTKGGKKWVEEEIIDEVKEKAKAGVKGKRIKPILDDEFEEDLLDDDDIDSPATVQVSLSIARPPKPKATRPVQMPSAALASAPTARGSRKPGSKSGSGRDHHNNRRQQEADTKRDRPEKVTITGPLTVQELSDVLAVADTEIVKILFLKGMAVSITQNLDIPTITLVGKELEIEVETVEREAEARKITEMVGAEDLEYLHRRPPVVTIMGHVDHGKTTLLDSIRKTKVAAGEAGGITQHIGAYHVDVEHEGKPQQIVFLDTPGHEAFTAMRARGARVTDIAVLVVAADDGVRPQTIEAISHAQAAGVPIVVAINKIDKEGAQPERVKQELTQYGLTAEDWGGETIMVPVSAIRGENLDTLLEMILLVAEVGELSANPDRAAKGTVIEAHLDKAKGAVATLLIQNGTLHVGDILVAGSAFGKVRAMVDDRGKRVDIASPSFAVEVLGLSDVPAAGDEFEVFHNEKEARSLASDRADRQRLSRLLQGRVTLTTLSAQAQEGELKELNLILKGDVQGSVEAIVGALKQIPQNEVQIRMLLATAGEITETDIDLAAASNAVIIGFNTTFASGARQAADEAGVDVREYNVIYKLLEDIQDALEGLLEPELVEEPLGQTEVRAVFPVGRGAVAGCYVQSGKLVRNCKVRVRRGGKVIFEGVLDSLKRMKEDAREVNAGYECGVGIDKFNDWVEGDIIESYQMVTKRRTLILTR, from the coding sequence ATGACCAACGGCAAAGTTAGAATCTATGAATTATCAAAGGAATTGAATTTGGATAACAAAGAGCTATTAGCAATTTGCGAGCAGCTCAGCATCTCGGTCAAAAGCCATAGCAGCACGATTTCAGAATCCGAGGCAGAAAACATCCGGGCGGCAGCAGAAAAGCTTGCAACTACGAATGTATCGGCCAAAAAGGAACTAGGTACAACCAGCCATAAACCAAATTCACCACCAAACGGCGGACGTAACCGACCTGCTGCACCCCACAAACAGCAAATTTTGGAAATACGCAAACCCAAAATATTGAGAAATACTACCTCCAACGCCCCAGAGGCGTCAGTTGCCAACAATACCCAAGCTGCCTTGTCTGAAGCTAATCCTCCCTCACCTCCACGGCCTTTTGCTACACCAGCCTCACCCATGAAGCCGACGGTACCAACTCGACCTGTACCCCGGACTCAATCTGAGACTCAAGAGCAACCTCCTGTAACCGAATTGGAACAAACGCCTAATCAAAATCAGGCACCGGAAAAAGCAGTATCCCAAAAACCGGAAAAAATAGTTCCACCAAGACCGAAATCAGAAAAACCTCAAAAACCGCAATTAGTTGCCCCTCCATCAAGACCGGCGGCAGAAGTTGCTCAAACAGAACTTGTCCAAGTGCCAGATGAGCCGGTATCTCAGGCAGATAAACCAATTCTCAAACGCGACCAACGCCTCAGACCCGTTGAAGGCGATCGCGAGCAAATTAAGCCCAGAGCTGCCAAACTCCCAACTGACCAGTCTGCACCAGGCGCACCACAAAGACAAGCTCGACCCACCCCTGCACCCACCAGACCAGAGCAGAGGGTCAATAGACCATCTGCACCATCAATAGGAGACGGGCCAAGACCAAGGCCAGCACGTCCTGGTGAATCGATAGCAGCCGCAATGCCGATCGCTACTCCACCCAGACAAATGTCAGGATTAGCCGGCAAATCTCAAGGATTAGGTGATGAGCCAGTAACACCACCCGATCTCCTCGACTTAAAACGCCCAAGTCCGCCTCGCCCAACCAAAGGCGGCAAAAAGTGGGTAGAAGAGGAAATAATCGACGAAGTTAAAGAAAAGGCTAAAGCTGGCGTTAAAGGCAAGCGGATCAAGCCGATATTGGATGATGAATTTGAAGAAGATTTGTTGGATGATGACGATATCGACTCACCAGCAACCGTGCAAGTCAGCCTATCAATCGCTCGTCCTCCCAAACCAAAAGCAACTCGACCTGTACAGATGCCAAGTGCTGCCCTTGCTAGTGCCCCAACTGCTAGAGGAAGTAGGAAACCTGGTTCTAAATCTGGTTCTGGCCGCGACCATCACAATAACCGTCGCCAACAAGAAGCCGACACAAAGCGCGATCGCCCCGAAAAGGTGACGATCACAGGGCCCTTGACTGTGCAAGAGTTGTCTGACGTTTTAGCCGTTGCCGATACAGAGATTGTAAAAATCCTGTTCCTCAAAGGCATGGCGGTGAGTATCACCCAAAATCTAGATATTCCCACAATTACCCTAGTAGGAAAAGAACTAGAAATAGAAGTTGAAACCGTCGAGCGAGAAGCAGAAGCTCGGAAAATTACCGAAATGGTCGGCGCAGAAGACCTAGAATATCTCCACCGCCGTCCGCCAGTCGTGACAATTATGGGTCACGTAGACCACGGTAAGACAACCCTGCTTGACTCAATTCGCAAAACAAAAGTGGCTGCTGGCGAAGCTGGTGGTATTACTCAACACATTGGTGCATACCATGTGGACGTAGAACATGAGGGTAAACCACAGCAGATTGTCTTCCTAGATACTCCTGGTCACGAAGCCTTTACAGCGATGAGGGCACGAGGAGCCAGAGTAACAGATATTGCAGTGTTGGTAGTAGCTGCTGATGATGGTGTCCGTCCCCAAACCATTGAAGCCATTAGCCACGCCCAAGCTGCGGGAGTGCCAATTGTTGTAGCAATCAACAAAATTGACAAAGAAGGGGCACAGCCAGAGCGGGTCAAACAAGAGCTTACCCAGTATGGTTTGACCGCAGAAGATTGGGGTGGTGAGACAATCATGGTTCCTGTGAGCGCCATTAGAGGTGAAAACCTAGATACGCTCTTAGAGATGATTCTGCTGGTAGCAGAAGTTGGTGAACTATCTGCAAACCCAGATCGGGCTGCCAAAGGAACTGTCATTGAAGCCCATCTGGATAAAGCCAAGGGAGCAGTTGCTACCCTGCTAATTCAGAATGGTACCTTGCACGTGGGAGATATCTTAGTAGCCGGCTCGGCCTTCGGTAAAGTCCGGGCGATGGTAGATGATAGAGGCAAGAGAGTAGACATTGCTTCTCCTTCCTTTGCTGTCGAGGTATTGGGTTTAAGTGATGTCCCAGCAGCCGGCGACGAGTTCGAGGTCTTCCATAACGAAAAAGAAGCCAGATCCCTCGCTAGCGATCGCGCCGACAGACAACGCCTATCTCGCCTGTTACAAGGTCGTGTTACCCTTACTACCCTGTCTGCTCAAGCCCAAGAAGGCGAGTTGAAAGAACTCAACTTGATCTTGAAAGGAGACGTACAAGGTTCCGTGGAAGCCATTGTGGGAGCGCTCAAGCAAATCCCCCAAAACGAAGTCCAAATTCGGATGCTCTTGGCTACTGCTGGGGAAATCACCGAGACAGATATCGACTTGGCTGCTGCCAGTAACGCTGTAATTATTGGCTTCAACACCACCTTTGCCAGTGGTGCTAGACAAGCCGCCGATGAAGCGGGTGTCGATGTCCGAGAATACAACGTGATTTACAAACTCCTAGAAGATATCCAAGATGCCTTGGAAGGTCTTTTGGAACCAGAGTTGGTGGAAGAACCCTTGGGTCAAACCGAAGTCCGGGCTGTCTTCCCAGTCGGTCGCGGTGCTGTTGCCGGTTGCTACGTTCAATCTGGCAAGTTAGTTCGCAACTGCAAAGTCAGGGTACGACGCGGCGGTAAGGTGATCTTTGAAGGCGTTCTTGATTCCCTAAAACGGATGAAAGAAGATGCGCGTGAAGTCAACGCCGGTTACGAATGCGGTGTCGGCATAGATAAATTCAATGATTGGGTTGAAGGTGACATCATCGAATCCTATCAGATGGTTACGAAGCGCCGCACTCTCATCTTAACAAGATAG
- a CDS encoding low-complexity tail membrane protein, with amino-acid sequence MHSFRSEPILWIHVAGLATLPIFLVLCLLFLSVGEPFLPVWMELFLVATIGILPLLWMQLRRPFYIFALLGIALKPENLTERQRKILCLINTKLNRILALVAAVLSVWVLWHLYQFAPLVANSAKFLPQWRSVALVLAGLAFLGSNLFLQIPVSVMRVLVTNDTEFAGIEPLSLEKIKQDFTILGVRVNQIVPQLLQSLFRINTDS; translated from the coding sequence ATGCATTCATTTCGCTCTGAACCTATTTTGTGGATTCACGTCGCTGGATTAGCGACATTGCCTATTTTTCTAGTCCTCTGCTTATTGTTTCTGTCTGTAGGCGAGCCTTTTTTACCAGTCTGGATGGAACTATTTTTAGTTGCCACCATTGGCATTCTCCCTTTGCTATGGATGCAGTTACGTCGTCCTTTTTATATATTTGCTCTTTTAGGAATAGCCCTAAAGCCAGAAAATCTGACTGAACGACAACGAAAAATTCTCTGTTTAATTAATACAAAGTTAAATCGCATCCTGGCATTAGTAGCAGCAGTATTATCGGTTTGGGTGCTATGGCATCTTTACCAATTTGCCCCATTAGTAGCAAATTCAGCGAAATTTCTTCCGCAATGGCGCAGCGTTGCCCTAGTGCTGGCTGGGTTAGCTTTTTTGGGCAGTAATTTATTTTTACAAATACCTGTGAGTGTAATGCGAGTTTTAGTGACTAATGACACAGAATTCGCTGGTATAGAACCATTATCTTTAGAAAAGATTAAGCAGGATTTCACAATTTTAGGAGTGCGGGTTAATCAAATCGTCCCCCAATTGTTGCAATCCTTGTTTAGGATTAATACAGATTCGTAG
- a CDS encoding (2Fe-2S) ferredoxin domain-containing protein: MSASYTTQISEFCLEGRFINFVIKDGYKLKGLILGTHEGETYIKLAKHLRAAFDLRLPPGTWLQVVGYKKHDLKDDTVTLKAERVMAARSEMGKVETIAPVQEPPSIDNVKVKPAKAKATILVCQKSDCMKRGGKAVCQALEAALSDRGLEDQVTIKGTGCMKNCKAGPNLVMPDKTRYSRIQASLVPTLMNQHFGDNSLEAQPENLREVAISNGKL, from the coding sequence ATGAGTGCATCTTACACTACACAAATATCAGAATTTTGCCTTGAGGGTAGATTTATAAATTTTGTTATTAAAGATGGCTATAAGCTTAAAGGCTTAATCCTGGGGACTCATGAGGGTGAGACTTATATTAAACTTGCTAAACATTTACGGGCTGCTTTTGATTTGCGCTTACCACCAGGGACTTGGTTGCAAGTTGTTGGTTACAAAAAACATGATTTAAAGGATGACACAGTCACTCTGAAAGCTGAACGGGTGATGGCGGCGCGTTCTGAGATGGGGAAAGTTGAAACGATCGCACCAGTCCAAGAACCCCCATCGATTGATAATGTCAAGGTAAAGCCAGCTAAGGCTAAAGCCACGATTTTGGTGTGTCAAAAGTCTGATTGTATGAAACGCGGTGGTAAAGCAGTTTGTCAGGCTTTGGAGGCAGCTTTAAGCGATCGCGGTTTAGAAGACCAAGTTACAATCAAGGGCACTGGTTGTATGAAAAATTGTAAAGCTGGGCCAAACCTAGTTATGCCCGATAAAACGCGCTATAGCCGAATTCAAGCATCACTTGTCCCCACGCTGATGAATCAGCATTTTGGTGACAACAGTTTAGAAGCACAGCCTGAGAATTTAAGGGAAGTGGCGATATCTAATGGCAAGCTTTGA
- a CDS encoding Asr1405/Asl0597 family protein, translated as MKSFSSEIEIKHLVGVNWADRWQVYQRLKELDIPCSCEANQPLKVEISNPTAAVQLWGVIRRFTASRQDQILTLECCWQSHY; from the coding sequence TTGAAATCGTTTAGTTCAGAAATAGAAATAAAGCACCTTGTAGGGGTGAATTGGGCAGATCGCTGGCAAGTCTATCAACGCCTAAAGGAATTGGATATTCCCTGTAGTTGCGAGGCTAACCAGCCCTTAAAAGTTGAAATTAGCAATCCTACTGCGGCTGTTCAACTTTGGGGTGTGATCCGGCGATTTACAGCCTCTCGTCAAGACCAGATTTTGACTCTTGAATGCTGCTGGCAAAGTCACTACTAA
- a CDS encoding Dps family protein, with product MSETQTLLRNFGHVYDNPVLLDHSVTAPVTEGFNVVLASFQALYLQYQKHHFVVEGSEFYSLHEFFNESYDQVQDHVHEIGERLDGLGGVPVATFSKLAELTCFEQESEGVYSSRQMVENDLAAEQAIIGVIRRQAAQAESLGDRGTRYLYEKILLKTEERAYHLSHFLAKDSLTLGFVQAAQS from the coding sequence ATGTCTGAAACACAAACTTTGTTACGAAACTTTGGTCATGTATATGACAATCCAGTGTTGCTCGATCATAGCGTAACTGCTCCAGTTACAGAAGGATTCAACGTTGTATTAGCTAGTTTTCAGGCACTGTACTTGCAGTACCAAAAGCATCATTTTGTAGTTGAAGGTTCAGAATTTTATTCTCTGCATGAGTTTTTTAACGAAAGCTACGACCAAGTACAAGACCACGTCCATGAAATTGGAGAACGCTTAGATGGTCTAGGTGGCGTGCCAGTAGCGACTTTCAGCAAACTCGCAGAATTAACCTGTTTTGAGCAAGAATCTGAAGGTGTATATTCTTCTCGCCAAATGGTGGAAAATGACCTAGCTGCCGAACAAGCCATTATTGGTGTGATTCGCCGTCAAGCTGCTCAGGCAGAGAGTTTAGGAGATCGGGGCACACGCTATCTATACGAAAAGATTTTGTTGAAAACTGAGGAACGTGCTTATCATTTATCCCACTTCCTCGCCAAAGATAGCTTAACTTTAGGATTTGTCCAAGCGGCTCAAAGCTAA
- the carB gene encoding carbamoyl-phosphate synthase large subunit — protein sequence MPRRDDLRKILLLGSGPIVIGQACEFDYSGTQACKALREEGYEVVLVNSNPATIMTDPETADRTYIEPLTPELVEKVIEKERPDALLPTMGGQTALNLAVALAKNGVLEKYSVELIGAKLPAIEKAEDRKLFGQAMARIGIAVCPSDTAESLEEAKAVARQIGTYPLIIRPAFTMGGSGGGIAYNQEEFEEMAQVGIDASPVSQILIDQSLLGWKEYELEVMRDLADNVVIICSIENLDPMGIHTGDSITVAPAQTLTDKEYQRLRDMAIKIIREIGVETGGSNIQFAVNPLNGDVVVIEMNPRVSRSSALSSKATGFPIAKIAAKLAVGYTLDEIQNDITKKTPASFEPTIDYVVTKIPRFAFEKFPGSDPVLTTQMKSVGEAMAIGRTFNESFQKALRSLETGRAGWGCDKAEKLPSGEQIRAQLRTPNPDRIFAVRHALQQGITIEEIYELTGIDRWFLDKLQQLLDVEKFLKRTPLQQLTKEQLYEVKRDGYSDRQIAYATKTTEDEVRAYRKSLGIIPVYKTVDTCAAEFEAFTPYYYSTYEEETEVMPATKPKVLILGGGPNRIGQGIEFDYCCCHAAYALKDAGYETIMVNSNPETVSTDYDTSDRLYFEPLTKEDVLNIIETENPVGVIIQFGGQTPLKLAIPLQEFLNNDTSGLITKIWGTSPDSIDMAENRERFEKILQELNIAQPPNGIARSYEDALIVAKRIGYPVVVRPSYVLGGRAMEIVYSDAELERYMSFAVLIEPEHPILIDKFLENAIEVDVDAIADRTGRVVIGGIMEHIEQAGIHSGDSACSLPSISLSPAVLNQIRTWTVQLAQALSVVGLMNIQFAVVGASSYSPQVYILEANPRASRTVPFVSKATGVQLAKLASLIMSGKTLEELNFTEEVIPTHIAVKEAVLPFNKFPGTDTILGPEMRSTGEVMGIDSDFGRAFAKAELGAGERLPLTGTVFVSMSDRDKAAAGAVVKEFIDLGFTVMATLGTRRVLLEQGLNIELVLKLHEGRPHVLDAIKNQKIQLIINTPSGEEAQTDARLIRRTALAYKIPIITTIAGAKATVAAIRSLQNTTLDVKTIQEYCPITRE from the coding sequence ATGCCCCGCCGTGATGATCTCAGGAAGATTCTACTGTTAGGCTCTGGCCCAATTGTGATCGGACAAGCCTGTGAGTTTGACTACTCTGGCACTCAAGCCTGTAAAGCGCTGCGAGAAGAAGGCTATGAAGTGGTTTTGGTCAACTCCAATCCTGCAACGATTATGACTGACCCAGAAACGGCCGATCGCACTTACATTGAGCCGTTAACACCGGAATTGGTCGAAAAAGTCATTGAGAAAGAACGCCCCGATGCTTTATTACCAACGATGGGAGGACAAACCGCCCTCAACCTCGCCGTTGCTTTAGCCAAAAATGGCGTGTTGGAAAAGTACAGCGTTGAGTTAATCGGCGCTAAACTACCAGCGATCGAAAAAGCCGAAGATCGAAAACTTTTTGGTCAAGCAATGGCCAGGATTGGGATAGCTGTATGCCCTAGTGATACAGCCGAATCTTTGGAAGAAGCCAAAGCTGTTGCTCGACAAATTGGTACTTATCCCCTAATTATTCGTCCGGCTTTCACAATGGGTGGAAGTGGTGGCGGTATTGCTTACAACCAAGAAGAATTTGAAGAAATGGCACAGGTAGGTATTGATGCCAGCCCTGTTTCACAAATTCTCATTGACCAGTCTTTACTCGGCTGGAAAGAATACGAACTCGAAGTTATGCGCGATCTGGCAGATAACGTAGTGATTATCTGCTCCATCGAAAACCTTGACCCTATGGGCATTCACACTGGGGACTCCATTACCGTCGCTCCCGCGCAAACCCTTACTGATAAAGAATATCAAAGGCTGCGGGATATGGCAATTAAAATCATCCGCGAGATCGGTGTGGAAACTGGCGGTTCTAATATTCAATTTGCCGTTAATCCGCTTAATGGGGATGTGGTTGTAATTGAGATGAACCCCCGCGTTTCCCGCAGTTCGGCTTTATCTTCTAAAGCTACAGGTTTTCCCATCGCTAAAATTGCCGCAAAATTGGCTGTGGGCTATACCTTGGATGAAATTCAAAATGATATCACCAAGAAAACTCCCGCGTCCTTTGAGCCGACAATTGACTATGTGGTGACAAAAATCCCCCGCTTTGCCTTTGAAAAGTTCCCCGGTTCTGACCCAGTGCTGACAACTCAAATGAAGTCTGTCGGGGAAGCGATGGCAATTGGGCGGACATTCAACGAATCCTTTCAAAAGGCGCTGCGATCGCTCGAAACCGGACGCGCTGGTTGGGGTTGCGACAAAGCCGAGAAATTACCCAGTGGTGAACAAATCCGCGCCCAACTGCGGACACCTAATCCCGATCGCATTTTCGCCGTGCGTCATGCTTTGCAGCAAGGCATAACTATTGAGGAAATCTACGAACTGACTGGTATTGACCGATGGTTCTTAGATAAATTACAGCAACTCCTAGATGTCGAGAAATTCCTGAAGCGGACACCCTTGCAGCAATTGACAAAAGAGCAACTGTATGAAGTGAAGCGGGACGGATATAGCGATCGCCAAATTGCTTATGCCACCAAAACTACCGAAGACGAAGTTCGCGCTTACCGCAAGTCATTAGGAATTATCCCAGTTTACAAAACTGTAGATACTTGCGCTGCTGAGTTTGAAGCGTTTACCCCCTACTACTATTCTACCTACGAAGAAGAAACGGAGGTAATGCCCGCAACTAAGCCCAAAGTGTTGATTTTGGGTGGTGGCCCCAACCGCATTGGGCAGGGAATAGAGTTTGACTATTGTTGTTGTCACGCCGCCTATGCCTTGAAGGATGCGGGGTATGAGACAATTATGGTCAACTCTAACCCAGAGACAGTTTCGACAGATTACGATACTAGCGATCGCCTTTACTTTGAGCCTTTAACAAAAGAAGATGTCCTTAACATCATCGAAACGGAAAATCCAGTCGGGGTAATAATCCAGTTTGGCGGACAAACACCGCTAAAGTTGGCTATTCCATTACAAGAGTTTCTTAACAATGACACTTCAGGACTGATCACTAAAATTTGGGGGACATCGCCAGATTCCATCGATATGGCAGAAAACCGGGAGCGGTTTGAAAAGATTCTCCAAGAGTTGAATATTGCCCAACCACCGAATGGTATTGCGCGGAGTTACGAAGATGCTCTGATTGTTGCCAAACGCATTGGTTATCCGGTAGTGGTGCGTCCTAGCTATGTGTTAGGCGGACGAGCTATGGAAATCGTTTATTCCGATGCTGAGTTGGAACGCTACATGAGCTTTGCAGTACTCATAGAACCAGAACATCCAATTTTGATTGATAAGTTTTTGGAAAACGCGATTGAAGTTGATGTCGATGCGATCGCCGATCGCACTGGACGGGTAGTAATTGGTGGTATTATGGAACACATCGAACAAGCGGGTATTCACTCAGGAGATTCTGCTTGTTCCTTACCTTCTATTTCCCTATCACCAGCAGTTCTCAATCAAATTCGTACTTGGACGGTACAGCTAGCACAAGCGCTGTCAGTTGTGGGATTAATGAATATCCAATTTGCCGTTGTGGGTGCAAGCAGTTATTCTCCCCAAGTTTACATTTTGGAAGCAAACCCCCGCGCCTCCCGTACCGTACCCTTTGTATCTAAAGCAACGGGCGTGCAGTTGGCGAAATTAGCATCTTTAATTATGTCGGGCAAAACCCTAGAGGAGCTAAATTTTACCGAAGAAGTCATTCCCACACATATTGCTGTAAAAGAAGCAGTATTACCCTTTAATAAATTCCCAGGAACTGATACAATATTGGGCCCAGAAATGAGATCCACTGGTGAGGTGATGGGGATTGACAGCGACTTTGGCAGAGCATTTGCCAAAGCAGAACTAGGTGCTGGGGAGCGTTTACCGCTAACGGGAACTGTATTTGTATCAATGAGCGATCGCGATAAAGCTGCCGCAGGTGCTGTGGTAAAGGAGTTTATCGATTTGGGCTTTACAGTGATGGCTACCCTTGGTACACGCCGAGTACTTCTTGAACAGGGGTTAAATATTGAATTAGTGTTAAAACTCCATGAAGGCCGTCCCCACGTCTTGGATGCAATCAAAAATCAAAAAATCCAACTTATCATCAACACACCTTCCGGGGAAGAAGCTCAGACTGATGCTAGGTTAATCCGCCGCACAGCCTTAGCTTACAAAATTCCCATCATTACTACCATCGCTGGCGCAAAAGCTACCGTCGCCGCCATCCGTTCTTTACAAAATACAACTTTGGACGTAAAAACCATTCAAGAGTATTGTCCGATTACGAGGGAGTAG